The Penaeus monodon isolate SGIC_2016 chromosome 5, NSTDA_Pmon_1, whole genome shotgun sequence genome window below encodes:
- the LOC119572956 gene encoding uncharacterized protein LOC119572956 yields MAFKFPRVLLHFRSPSALILPRGSRGTQSGAGSGVGSGGGSGGSIRDAGGSFGRRAVVQEEEYFRRKQREQLIKLRKKLESDREATAESQPKGEGPEGAGDSTQSATDADLRADALIKDRVFLLHKLEEYESLVKLHQQEIRRVFEMAEENVQIISHYQEEIGFLKSTMEIQRQFPELDLGREPRIEIIKPRNGSSES; encoded by the exons ATGGCGTTCAAATTTCCTCGCGTTTTGCTGCACTTTCGCTCGCCCAGTGCGCT aatCCTCCCCAGGGGCAGCCGAGGGACCCAGAGTGGCGCTGGCTCAGGGGTCGGGAGCGGCGGGGGGAGCGGGGGCAGCATCAGGGACGCAGGGGGGTCCTTCGGGAGGCGGGCCGTGGTGCAGGAGGAGGAGTATTTCCGCAGGAAG CAAAGGGAACAGCTGATCAAACTCCGGAAGAAGCTGGAGAGCGACCGGGAAGCGACGGCGGAGAGTCAACCAAAGGGCGAAGGACCAGAGGGCGCTGGAGATTCAACCCAGAGTGCCACTGACGCGGACCTTCGTGCCGACGCTCTCATCAAAGACCGGGTGTTCCTCCTTCACAAGCTTGAGGAATACGAAAGCCTTGTGAAGCTTCACCAGCAGGAGATCCGGAGAGTCTTCGAGATGGCGGAGGAGAACGTGCAGATCATCAGCCACTATCAGGAGGAGATCGGCTTCCTGAAATCGACGATGGAGATCCAGAGGCAGTTCCCCGAGTTGGACCTTGGTCGGGAGCCGCGCATCGAAATCATAAAGCCTCGAAATGGTAGCTCCGAGTCGTAA